One window from the genome of Treponema sp. OMZ 838 encodes:
- a CDS encoding NlpC/P60 family protein, whose product MKKKILLFIFIYIITSCQLPFFISNEIGSKVVLYAYKYANANTKYVWGKREPLHTGVISIDCSGFVVQCYRYAVADSVKYDLLFCDANVRDLFKYYSVFTDTLSEGDIIFMGEEDNNDMPTHIGIYIKTIDNNIYFIDATQKKDEHGNIIINGVSERFYSKYDKRFKRFAKMKLKKK is encoded by the coding sequence ATGAAAAAGAAAATATTATTATTCATATTTATTTATATAATTACATCTTGTCAGCTGCCGTTTTTTATTTCAAATGAAATTGGTTCTAAGGTCGTTTTATATGCTTATAAATATGCCAATGCAAATACTAAATATGTATGGGGAAAAAGAGAACCTTTGCACACAGGGGTGATAAGCATTGATTGTTCTGGATTTGTTGTGCAGTGTTACCGATACGCTGTTGCAGATAGTGTAAAGTATGATTTGTTATTTTGCGATGCAAATGTTCGAGATCTATTTAAGTATTATTCGGTATTCACTGACACGCTTTCAGAAGGTGATATAATTTTTATGGGCGAAGAAGATAATAATGATATGCCTACTCACATAGGCATTTATATTAAGACCATCGACAATAATATTTATTTTATTGATGCTACACAAAAAAAAGATGAACATGGTAATATTATAATCAATGGTGTCTCTGAAAGGTTTTATAGTAAATATGACAAACGATTTAAACGTTTTGCAAAAATGAAATTAAAAAAGAAATAG